A stretch of DNA from Allomeiothermus silvanus DSM 9946:
TAGCTCGAGCCGGTCGGCCTCGACGATGCGCAAGGTGCGGACTTGGGGGGAACTCTCGGCAGGGGTGTTTTGGGCCAGGGCAGGGAGGAAGAGCATACAAAGTACCACCCACCCAGTCCATCTCGTACATGACCTGAGGCTCACCTGCGCCCTACCCCCAGCAACACGGCCCCGGCTACTGCGTAAAGGGTTCCCGGACCCCAGGCCGCCAGCAACGGCGGCAAGGCCCCTGCCTCGCCCATGATCCGGCCCACGCTCCAAGTGGCGTAGTAGAAGAAAGTCAGCACCACTACCCCCACCATCCCCAGATTCCGGCTGCCCCCTAGCAAGAAAAACGACAGCCCTACCGCGAAGACCGTGAAAGCAAAAGCAGCGGCGGGTTCGGCCCACTTACGGTAATAAGCGGTGAGTTCGGCGTGGTAGGGGAGCCCGCTTTGCCGGTACTGTCGAATTCGGCTATGCAACTCGGCCAACGTCAGGGCGGATAACCCGCCGGGGGCATCCTGGGCCAGCTCGACTAGCGGCACGGTGCCCCTCTCGAAGCGGGCTACCGTGCGGGGGCGACTGCCCGCATAGGTGACCCGGCTGCCCCCCTCGAGCACCAACTGCCCTCCTTCAAAGTGGGCTCGTTCAGAAAGCAGGATCTCCTCGGCGGTAATGACCCGTACCCCGCCAATCCCCCCTTCGTCGGCCTGGCCCACATAGAGGATGCGTCCATACGCATCGGTAAAGGTGCTGCCGGGGGCCAAGAGCGCCCGGGGTTTTTGGAACACTGCCTGGCGCAAGAGGCTCTGTCCGGACTGGGTAGCCTTAGGCGCTATGCTCTCCCCGATCAGCACCCCGCTGATGAAGAGTACTGCCGCCAGCAGCAAAAGCGGGAAGAGCACCCGCAAGGGGGAAATCCCGCCCGCCAGAAATGCCTTGAGTTCGGATTCCTCGCCCATTCTCGAGAGTACTAAAAGCAAGGCAAACAGCATCGCGATAGGTAGGCCGCGTACCAGGGCATCCGGCACCCGGAAGGCCAGGTACTGAGCCACCACCCAGGGGTCGGCCCCGCGTTGGAGTAGGGGGGCCAGCACCTCGTACAGGTACCCCCCGATAAAGGCCAGCACGATCACCGCTAGCCCACCCAAGACAGCAGCCCCCACCTCGCGCCAAAGGTAACGATCGAGGGGGCTCATCGCAGCAACCTCACCGTGCCCCAGGCCGCCAGG
This window harbors:
- a CDS encoding LptF/LptG family permease, whose product is MSPLDRYLWREVGAAVLGGLAVIVLAFIGGYLYEVLAPLLQRGADPWVVAQYLAFRVPDALVRGLPIAMLFALLLVLSRMGEESELKAFLAGGISPLRVLFPLLLLAAVLFISGVLIGESIAPKATQSGQSLLRQAVFQKPRALLAPGSTFTDAYGRILYVGQADEGGIGGVRVITAEEILLSERAHFEGGQLVLEGGSRVTYAGSRPRTVARFERGTVPLVELAQDAPGGLSALTLAELHSRIRQYRQSGLPYHAELTAYYRKWAEPAAAFAFTVFAVGLSFFLLGGSRNLGMVGVVVLTFFYYATWSVGRIMGEAGALPPLLAAWGPGTLYAVAGAVLLGVGRR